A region of Kribbella sp. NBC_01245 DNA encodes the following proteins:
- a CDS encoding GNAT family N-acetyltransferase: MDIRLAVPEDAEAVAALRRIVFPYLVMKPELVSYALTTRTPEEHREAWVATEDGEVVGWGSGGSNTWTSDEGVSMIDVYVHPGYRRRGLGTELARIAQDHLVAAGMKKIRAFATEAAVEFATRQGFEPTRLVHYSGADPRVLPEMPPTPADLEIVSIATVTAEQAYRADVVAGADEPGDSPNDAVAFEQWVKDVWDAPGLDKELSAAVMAGDEIASFTAVERDGDRVWSGMTGTIPAYRGRGLAKLVKSVALRRAAEAGVVGAFTSNDDVNGPMLAVNEWLGYRRVATHTGLTRTL; the protein is encoded by the coding sequence GTGGACATCAGACTCGCTGTACCCGAAGACGCTGAGGCCGTTGCCGCGCTGCGTCGTATCGTCTTTCCCTACCTCGTGATGAAGCCCGAACTGGTGTCGTACGCGCTGACCACGCGGACGCCTGAGGAGCATCGCGAGGCCTGGGTCGCCACGGAAGATGGTGAGGTCGTCGGTTGGGGCTCGGGGGGTTCCAACACCTGGACCAGCGACGAGGGCGTCTCGATGATCGACGTGTACGTCCATCCTGGGTACCGCCGTCGCGGTCTCGGCACCGAGCTGGCCCGGATCGCGCAGGACCATCTGGTAGCGGCCGGGATGAAGAAGATCCGCGCGTTCGCGACCGAGGCCGCCGTCGAATTCGCCACCAGGCAGGGATTCGAGCCGACCCGGCTCGTGCACTACTCGGGCGCCGACCCACGCGTGCTGCCGGAAATGCCGCCGACGCCCGCGGACCTGGAGATCGTCTCGATCGCGACCGTCACCGCGGAGCAGGCCTACCGAGCCGACGTCGTCGCGGGTGCCGACGAGCCGGGCGATTCCCCCAATGACGCGGTCGCCTTCGAGCAATGGGTGAAGGACGTCTGGGATGCGCCCGGCCTCGACAAAGAACTCAGCGCCGCGGTGATGGCCGGCGACGAGATCGCGAGCTTCACGGCCGTCGAGCGGGACGGCGATCGGGTCTGGTCCGGTATGACCGGCACGATCCCGGCGTACCGCGGTCGTGGTCTGGCGAAACTGGTCAAGTCGGTCGCGTTGCGCCGCGCGGCGGAGGCCGGCGTGGTCGGCGCGTTCACCTCGAACGATGACGTCAACGGGCCGATGCTGGCGGTGAACGAGTGGCTCGGGTACCGGCGAGTCGCGACGCATACGGGTTTGACCCGCACACTGTGA
- a CDS encoding ABC transporter ATP-binding protein: MPVIATQSLTKRYPRVTALDELSVEVGTGVTGLVGANGAGKSTLLKILLGLIAPTSGSAVVLGHDAVTGGEAVRALVGYMPEHDCLPPDVSATEFVVHLAQMSGLPATAARERAADVLRHVGLDEARYRPMGGYSTGMKQRVKLAQAIAHDPKLVLLDEPTNGLDPAGRDEMLHLVRRIGTEFGIPVLITSHLLGELEHVCDHIVVLDGGRLLRSESKASLTGETGVLAVEVRDLSGRDRLCAALERAGARARADGPLVLVEIAGDETYDLVRDTVADLGLGLVRVEQHRHRLEEVFSV; encoded by the coding sequence GTGCCCGTGATCGCGACCCAGTCGCTGACCAAGCGCTATCCCCGAGTGACCGCCCTCGACGAACTGTCGGTCGAGGTTGGTACCGGAGTCACCGGACTGGTCGGTGCGAATGGCGCCGGAAAGTCCACCCTGCTGAAGATCCTGCTCGGCCTGATCGCCCCGACCTCGGGCAGTGCCGTCGTGCTCGGCCACGACGCGGTCACCGGCGGCGAGGCGGTCCGGGCGCTGGTCGGGTACATGCCCGAGCACGACTGCCTACCGCCGGACGTGTCGGCCACCGAGTTCGTCGTACACCTCGCCCAGATGTCGGGGCTGCCCGCCACGGCCGCCCGCGAACGCGCCGCCGACGTACTGCGGCATGTCGGTCTCGACGAGGCCCGTTACCGGCCGATGGGCGGCTACTCCACCGGTATGAAGCAGCGGGTCAAACTCGCGCAGGCCATCGCGCACGACCCGAAGCTGGTCCTGCTGGACGAGCCGACGAACGGCCTCGACCCCGCCGGGCGCGACGAGATGTTGCACCTGGTTCGGCGGATCGGCACGGAATTCGGCATCCCGGTGCTGATCACGTCGCATCTGCTGGGCGAACTCGAACACGTCTGCGACCACATCGTCGTACTCGATGGCGGCCGGTTGTTGCGGTCGGAATCGAAGGCCTCGCTCACCGGCGAGACCGGCGTACTCGCGGTCGAGGTCCGTGACCTGAGTGGACGCGATCGCCTCTGCGCCGCGCTCGAACGCGCGGGTGCCCGGGCCCGCGCGGATGGGCCGTTGGTGCTGGTGGAGATCGCCGGCGACGAGACGTACGACTTGGTGCGCGACACCGTCGCCGATCTGGGCCTCGGCCTGGTCCGCGTCGAGCAGCACCGCCACCGCCTGGAAGAGGTCTTCAGTGTCTGA
- a CDS encoding ABC transporter permease subunit: MSEPINPASGVIHDIGYRHYDGPRLGRAAITRALTVNSLRHAYGLGRSGKSKVMPILLLAAMVVPAVIMVGIMTAMKMPDPIINPIEYATILQMVIALFLAAQAPQLFSRDLRYRSIVLYLARPPHRSDYALAKLIALIGALFILIGLPVFVLYAGSLLAKHDFGTSTKQFLLALVGALLLSVLLAAIGGLIAAATPRRGFAVAAIIAVLLVSFAATNISIGIINQDIGGPMKTAARYAHLGSPFTLVDTLQTFLLRQVPDGGWMPTTEQGIVFAAVYVALVAVCVWGINQRYAKVARG, translated from the coding sequence GTGTCTGAGCCCATTAACCCGGCGAGCGGTGTCATCCACGACATCGGCTATCGGCATTACGACGGCCCGCGCCTCGGCCGCGCCGCGATCACTCGCGCGCTGACGGTGAACAGCTTGCGGCACGCGTACGGTCTCGGCCGGTCAGGCAAGTCCAAGGTGATGCCGATCCTGCTGCTGGCCGCGATGGTGGTACCGGCCGTGATCATGGTCGGCATCATGACTGCGATGAAGATGCCGGACCCGATCATCAATCCGATCGAGTACGCCACCATCCTGCAGATGGTTATCGCGTTGTTCCTCGCCGCGCAGGCACCGCAACTGTTCTCGCGCGACCTGCGGTACCGGTCGATCGTGCTCTACCTGGCCCGGCCGCCGCATCGCTCGGACTACGCCTTGGCGAAGTTGATCGCCCTGATCGGCGCTCTCTTCATCCTGATCGGACTGCCGGTGTTCGTCCTGTACGCCGGTTCGCTGCTCGCGAAGCACGACTTCGGCACCTCGACCAAGCAGTTCCTGCTGGCGTTGGTCGGAGCCCTACTGCTGTCGGTGCTGCTCGCCGCCATCGGTGGACTGATCGCCGCCGCGACACCCCGACGCGGGTTCGCCGTCGCCGCGATCATCGCCGTACTGCTGGTCTCCTTCGCGGCGACGAACATCTCGATCGGGATCATCAACCAGGACATCGGCGGCCCGATGAAAACCGCCGCCCGGTACGCACACCTCGGTTCGCCGTTCACGCTGGTGGACACGCTGCAGACCTTCCTGCTCCGGCAGGTCCCGGACGGCGGCTGGATGCCGACGACCGAGCAGGGCATCGTGTTCGCCGCGGTGTACGTCGCACTCGTCGCCGTGTGCGTGTGGGGAATCAACCAGCGTTACGCGAAGGTGGCCCGCGGATGA
- a CDS encoding ABC transporter ATP-binding protein → MSVIQIQQVSRWYGNVVAVNDVTMTIGPGVTGLLGPNGAGKSTLITMMAGFLPPSVGVVTLDGVPVWRNEGAYRHIGLVPETEAVYDTLNGLQFVRANAELQGLPDPGAAAAAAIDVVAMADAADRRISTYSKGMKQRIKMAAALVHQPSVLLLDEPFNGMDPRQRLHLMELLRKMGAEGRTVLFSSHILEEVQQVATHIEVVVSGRHAASGDYRTIRRLMTDRPHLYRIRSSDDRRLAAALIGDGSTSGVQLEGPAIHVQVTDFEHFSKVLPGIARDLGIRLWEVSPTDESLESVFSYLVGGRA, encoded by the coding sequence ATGAGCGTGATCCAGATCCAGCAGGTCTCCCGCTGGTACGGCAACGTTGTCGCGGTCAACGACGTGACGATGACGATCGGCCCGGGTGTCACCGGTCTGCTCGGGCCGAACGGCGCCGGCAAGTCGACGCTGATCACGATGATGGCGGGATTCCTGCCGCCATCGGTCGGGGTCGTCACGCTGGACGGCGTACCGGTCTGGCGCAACGAGGGCGCCTACCGCCACATCGGGCTGGTGCCGGAGACCGAGGCGGTGTACGACACGCTGAACGGCTTGCAGTTCGTCCGGGCCAACGCCGAGCTCCAAGGGCTGCCCGATCCGGGTGCGGCCGCGGCCGCCGCGATCGACGTGGTCGCGATGGCCGACGCCGCCGACCGGCGCATCTCGACGTACTCGAAGGGCATGAAGCAGCGCATCAAGATGGCGGCAGCACTCGTGCATCAGCCGTCGGTGTTGTTGCTGGATGAGCCCTTCAACGGTATGGACCCGCGGCAGCGGCTGCACCTGATGGAACTGCTGCGCAAGATGGGTGCGGAGGGCCGGACCGTGCTGTTCAGCTCGCACATCCTCGAGGAGGTGCAGCAGGTCGCGACACATATCGAGGTGGTGGTGTCCGGGCGGCACGCGGCCTCGGGCGACTACCGGACGATCCGGCGGTTGATGACGGATCGCCCGCACCTGTACCGGATCCGGTCCAGCGACGATCGCCGGCTCGCCGCCGCGCTGATCGGCGACGGCTCGACTTCCGGCGTACAACTCGAAGGGCCCGCAATCCACGTGCAGGTGACGGATTTCGAACACTTCAGCAAGGTGCTGCCAGGGATCGCGCGCGATCTCGGCATCCGGCTGTGGGAGGTCTCGCCGACCGACGAGTCCCTCGAAAGCGTCTTCTCCTACCTCGTCGGAGGACGGGCATGA
- a CDS encoding ABC transporter permease produces MTATIARLTYSTLFGHRRGLLMFILPGVMLGLALLLRLTVDDSASFSTDLLQQLALAVILPLVALVAGTGAIATEIDDGSIVYLLSKPIKRHTIVLTKAVVAFACIAVFGALPTLLSGVILGASFKVSLAFAIGALVAGAAYTSIFLALSVMTGNAVTIGLLYALLWESVMGSYVPGARTLSVQQWGLSVVDKLAGDNVVEPSVKLPLALILLVVVTVLGLALAVSRLRSLTLSSAE; encoded by the coding sequence ATGACCGCGACCATCGCCCGGCTGACGTACTCGACCTTGTTCGGGCATCGGCGTGGGTTGCTGATGTTCATCCTGCCCGGCGTGATGCTCGGGCTCGCGTTGTTGTTGCGGTTGACCGTCGACGACAGCGCGTCCTTCAGTACCGACCTGCTGCAGCAGTTGGCGCTCGCGGTGATCCTGCCGTTGGTCGCGCTCGTCGCCGGGACCGGGGCGATTGCGACGGAGATCGATGACGGCTCGATCGTGTATCTGCTCAGCAAGCCGATCAAGCGGCACACGATCGTTTTGACCAAGGCCGTTGTTGCCTTTGCCTGCATCGCGGTGTTCGGTGCGCTGCCGACGTTGCTGTCCGGGGTGATCCTCGGCGCGTCGTTCAAGGTGTCGCTGGCGTTCGCGATCGGGGCGTTGGTGGCCGGAGCGGCGTACACGTCGATCTTCTTGGCGTTGTCGGTGATGACGGGGAATGCGGTCACCATCGGGCTGCTCTACGCGTTGCTGTGGGAGAGCGTGATGGGCAGTTACGTGCCTGGGGCAAGGACTCTCAGCGTTCAGCAGTGGGGGTTGTCGGTGGTGGACAAGCTTGCCGGGGACAACGTTGTTGAGCCGTCGGTGAAGCTGCCGCTCGCGCTGATCCTGCTGGTCGTCGTTACCGTCCTTGGTTTGGCGCTGGCTGTTTCGCGGCTTCGCTCGCTCACTTTGTCTTCGGCTGAATAG
- a CDS encoding helix-turn-helix transcriptional regulator, which yields MRADRLLQVLLLLQRHERMSARELGRRLEVSRRTIQRDMEALSAAGVPVYTERGRNGGCVLLPGYRADVSELTPREAQALFAWTGRAVMGELGLDKALRSAMGKLASTLPAELQDDAEALSGVVVVDRRRWFSETEDNDALPVLRQAVVAGRRIALAYRSASEGKTQRRTVDPWGLVEHAGRWYLVAAYKGKPKMYRVSRVERVDVLEEPATKPDNLDLKEEWRRLRRGLEQTMPEATEMRVRVRPDLAQRLRQVSTSLLTEGQRPEEIETDDEWVQLRMRFRVRQAACAVLLGFGNGVEVLEPEDLRHDLTRLANEVIELYKPKDPIQPKTK from the coding sequence GTGCGGGCGGATCGGTTGTTGCAGGTGTTGTTGTTGTTGCAGCGGCATGAGCGGATGAGTGCGCGGGAGTTGGGGCGGCGGTTGGAGGTCTCGCGGCGCACGATTCAGCGGGATATGGAGGCGTTGTCGGCTGCAGGCGTGCCGGTCTATACCGAGCGGGGGCGCAATGGGGGGTGCGTGCTGCTGCCGGGATATCGCGCTGATGTGAGTGAGTTGACGCCGCGGGAGGCGCAGGCATTGTTCGCCTGGACGGGGCGGGCGGTCATGGGGGAGCTTGGGCTGGACAAAGCGTTACGGTCGGCGATGGGGAAGTTGGCGTCGACCCTGCCCGCCGAGCTTCAGGACGATGCCGAGGCGTTGTCCGGGGTCGTGGTGGTGGACCGGCGCAGGTGGTTCAGCGAGACCGAGGACAACGACGCGCTTCCCGTGCTCAGGCAGGCGGTCGTGGCGGGTAGGCGGATCGCGCTCGCCTACCGATCGGCGTCGGAGGGGAAGACGCAACGTCGTACAGTCGATCCCTGGGGGCTCGTCGAGCACGCCGGACGGTGGTATCTCGTCGCGGCGTACAAGGGCAAACCGAAGATGTACCGCGTTTCAAGGGTCGAGCGCGTTGACGTACTCGAGGAACCCGCGACCAAACCAGACAACTTGGACCTGAAAGAAGAGTGGCGCCGGCTCCGGCGAGGGCTGGAGCAAACGATGCCGGAGGCAACGGAAATGCGGGTCAGGGTCCGTCCCGACCTGGCGCAGCGATTGAGACAGGTCAGTACGTCGCTGCTCACCGAAGGCCAGCGGCCCGAAGAGATCGAAACCGACGACGAGTGGGTCCAGCTGCGAATGCGGTTCAGAGTGAGGCAAGCCGCATGCGCCGTACTGCTCGGATTCGGCAACGGCGTCGAGGTCCTAGAGCCCGAAGACCTCCGGCACGACCTGACCCGCCTCGCCAACGAAGTGATCGAGCTCTACAAACCGAAAGACCCTATTCAGCCGAAGACAAAGTGA
- a CDS encoding carboxyl transferase domain-containing protein, translating into MDRLSASALLDLVLDDFTRWDTPLVAVPTDTRSAAPPASAASSGAVASAGSGVSTRSDASDRYDASARYGVELAAARERTGLDESVITGEGLLRGRRVAVVACEFGFLAGSIGVAAAERLVTAVERATAEGLPLLAATASGGTRMQEGTVAFLQMVKIAAAVARHKAAGLPYLVYLRHPTTGGVFASWGSLGHVTVAEPGAMIGFLGPRVYEALYDEPFPKGVQVAENLYRHGIVDAVQPPEALAAVADKALSVLMGPRGGGPSLEDLPQEELPDIPAWDSITISRRLDRPGVCQLLRYAANNVVPLNGTGQGETDPGLLLALARFGTAPCVVLGQDRRAQTELEPMGPAALREARRGMRLAAELGLPLVTIIDTPGGALSQAAEEGGMAGEIARCLAELVTLEAPTVSVLLGQGTGGAALALVPADRVLAALHGWLSPLPPEGASAIVWRDTAHAPEMAAAQGVRSADLLAHGIVDRVIPEHPDAADEPKPFCLRLGQALEHELHHLTTQTPSSRTTTRHTRYRHLGLP; encoded by the coding sequence ATGGATCGCCTGAGCGCGTCCGCCCTCCTTGACCTAGTCCTCGACGACTTCACCCGCTGGGACACACCCCTCGTCGCCGTACCAACTGACACCCGCTCCGCCGCTCCGCCCGCGTCCGCCGCGTCGTCCGGAGCCGTCGCTTCGGCGGGGTCTGGCGTATCCACACGGTCCGACGCGTCGGACCGGTATGACGCTTCGGCGCGGTATGGCGTTGAGTTGGCGGCGGCGCGGGAGCGGACCGGGTTGGACGAGTCGGTGATCACGGGGGAGGGGCTGCTGCGTGGGCGCCGGGTGGCGGTGGTCGCTTGCGAGTTCGGATTTCTCGCCGGTTCGATCGGCGTGGCCGCGGCCGAACGCCTCGTGACTGCCGTCGAACGCGCCACCGCGGAAGGCCTACCGTTGCTCGCGGCAACGGCGTCGGGTGGTACGCGGATGCAGGAGGGTACGGTCGCGTTCCTCCAGATGGTGAAGATCGCGGCCGCCGTCGCCCGGCACAAGGCGGCGGGCCTGCCGTACCTCGTGTATCTCCGCCATCCCACCACCGGCGGCGTTTTCGCCTCGTGGGGATCGCTCGGGCATGTGACCGTGGCCGAACCCGGCGCGATGATCGGCTTCCTCGGACCGCGGGTGTACGAGGCGCTCTATGACGAGCCGTTCCCCAAAGGCGTGCAGGTCGCTGAGAACCTCTACCGCCACGGCATCGTCGACGCGGTCCAACCACCCGAGGCGCTCGCAGCCGTTGCGGATAAGGCGCTTTCGGTCCTGATGGGTCCGCGCGGCGGCGGGCCGTCTCTTGAGGACTTGCCGCAGGAGGAACTCCCCGACATACCGGCGTGGGACTCGATCACGATCTCCCGTCGACTGGATCGCCCCGGCGTATGCCAATTGCTGCGTTACGCGGCCAACAACGTCGTACCACTGAATGGAACCGGCCAAGGCGAAACCGATCCCGGCCTACTCCTGGCCCTCGCCCGCTTCGGCACAGCCCCTTGCGTAGTCCTAGGCCAAGACCGCCGCGCCCAAACCGAGCTGGAGCCGATGGGGCCGGCGGCGTTGCGCGAAGCGCGGCGCGGGATGCGACTTGCGGCCGAACTCGGTCTGCCCCTCGTGACGATCATCGACACGCCAGGTGGCGCGCTATCCCAAGCCGCCGAGGAAGGCGGTATGGCCGGCGAAATCGCCCGCTGCCTCGCCGAACTCGTCACCCTCGAGGCGCCCACCGTCTCGGTACTGCTCGGCCAAGGTACGGGCGGTGCCGCGCTGGCCCTGGTACCAGCCGACCGCGTCCTCGCCGCCTTGCACGGCTGGCTCTCGCCACTACCTCCGGAAGGCGCGAGCGCCATCGTCTGGCGAGACACCGCCCACGCTCCCGAAATGGCCGCCGCCCAAGGCGTACGCTCCGCCGACCTCCTGGCCCACGGCATCGTCGACCGCGTAATCCCCGAACACCCCGACGCCGCCGACGAACCCAAACCCTTCTGCCTCCGCCTAGGCCAAGCCCTAGAACACGAACTCCACCACCTCACCACCCAAACCCCGTCATCCCGCACCACCACCCGCCACACCCGCTACCGCCACCTCGGCCTCCCCTAA
- a CDS encoding CaiB/BaiF CoA transferase family protein, producing the protein MTGPLDGVTVVDLTRALAGPHAGMMLGDLGARVIKVETPGTGDDTRGWGPPFVATPDGGRESTYFLSCNRNKQSIALDLKSDDGRETLEALVLKADVLLENFRTGVLDRLGFPAERLLELNPRLVILSISGFGHDGPEGGRAGYDQIAQGEAGLMSLTGPGPDDPQRVGVPIGDLLAGMYGAYGVLAALYERERTGRGQVVRTSLLASIVGVHAFQGTRWTVAGEVGVAQGNHHPSIAPYGLFRCRDGAVQIAVGSEGLWERFCAGFGLDPAAFATNSERVGARDEVIALIEKSFADWSAEALLARLAEIGVPAGKVRRLDEVYEWEQTRSQGLLIDVDHASAGTLTLPGPPLRFFDSSGAETTRTAHAAPPLLNGDEQEVRAWIA; encoded by the coding sequence GTGACGGGTCCGCTCGACGGCGTGACCGTGGTCGATCTGACCAGGGCCTTGGCCGGGCCGCACGCGGGCATGATGCTCGGCGATCTCGGTGCACGGGTGATCAAGGTCGAGACGCCTGGTACCGGCGATGACACGCGCGGCTGGGGTCCGCCGTTCGTGGCGACGCCGGATGGCGGCCGTGAGTCGACGTACTTCCTGTCGTGCAATCGGAACAAGCAGTCGATCGCGCTCGACCTCAAGTCCGACGACGGCCGGGAAACGCTGGAAGCCCTTGTTCTCAAGGCGGATGTGCTGCTGGAGAACTTCCGCACCGGCGTACTCGATCGCCTCGGGTTCCCCGCCGAGCGGCTGCTCGAGTTGAACCCGCGCCTGGTCATCCTGTCGATCAGCGGCTTCGGGCACGACGGGCCGGAGGGCGGCCGCGCCGGGTATGACCAGATCGCGCAGGGCGAGGCCGGCCTGATGTCGCTCACTGGGCCGGGGCCGGATGACCCGCAGCGCGTCGGCGTACCGATCGGGGATCTGCTCGCTGGGATGTACGGCGCGTACGGCGTACTGGCCGCCTTGTATGAACGGGAGCGAACGGGTCGCGGCCAAGTCGTCCGTACGTCGTTGCTGGCGAGCATCGTCGGCGTACACGCCTTCCAGGGCACGCGGTGGACGGTGGCGGGCGAGGTGGGCGTTGCCCAGGGCAACCACCATCCGTCGATCGCGCCGTACGGGTTGTTCCGCTGCCGCGATGGCGCGGTGCAGATCGCTGTTGGGAGCGAGGGGTTGTGGGAGCGGTTCTGCGCGGGCTTCGGGTTGGACCCGGCCGCGTTTGCGACCAACTCCGAGCGCGTTGGTGCTCGGGATGAGGTGATCGCGCTGATCGAGAAGTCCTTTGCGGATTGGTCTGCGGAGGCGTTGTTGGCGAGGCTGGCGGAGATCGGCGTACCGGCGGGCAAGGTGCGGCGGCTCGATGAGGTGTACGAGTGGGAGCAGACGCGGTCGCAGGGTTTGCTGATCGACGTCGACCACGCGTCGGCTGGGACGCTCACCCTGCCGGGGCCGCCGTTGCGCTTCTTCGATTCCAGTGGCGCCGAGACGACGCGGACCGCGCATGCGGCACCGCCCTTGCTTAACGGGGATGAGCAGGAGGTCCGCGCATGGATCGCCTGA
- a CDS encoding SLC13 family permease yields MSTEVIALIVLVLVFLIASVRSVNMGALALVAAFVVGTTAYGVEAADVLGGFPANLFVILVGVTYLFALAKNNGTVDWIVQASVGLVRGRVALVPWVMFFVCALVTSIGAVSPAAVAIVAPIAMGFAARYRINPVLMGLMVVQGATAGSFSPIGIFGAITNGVVEKSNLESNAAVLFGGSLVASLIICLTAFILLGGRDLIRRGRDEDEVVAVATVAAETSTAATRAPVTGTPGAAVERGLGGPGPADEPADDRLRLDPQRAMTLVGLVTLAAGALIFDLDVGFLALAVAVALTLIFPSAARGAVDKISWGTVLLIGGIVTYVSLLEDQGTVKWLGDSVAEVGSPLLAAFLICLIGAVVSAFASTTGILGALIPLAVPFLQTGQVGVVGLVVALAISSSVVDCSPFSTNGALVVANSDLDQRDVVFKKLMIWGMTIVVVAPILTWTVLVLPGALP; encoded by the coding sequence ATGTCCACCGAAGTCATCGCTTTGATAGTCCTGGTCCTCGTGTTCCTGATCGCCAGCGTGCGATCGGTGAACATGGGCGCCCTCGCGCTGGTCGCCGCGTTCGTGGTCGGCACCACCGCGTACGGCGTGGAGGCGGCCGACGTGCTCGGCGGTTTCCCGGCGAACCTGTTCGTGATCCTGGTGGGTGTCACCTACCTGTTCGCGCTAGCCAAGAACAACGGCACGGTCGACTGGATCGTCCAGGCCTCGGTCGGGCTGGTCCGCGGCCGGGTCGCGCTGGTGCCGTGGGTGATGTTCTTCGTCTGCGCCCTGGTGACCAGCATCGGCGCGGTCAGCCCGGCGGCGGTCGCGATCGTGGCGCCGATCGCGATGGGCTTCGCCGCGCGCTACCGGATCAACCCCGTGTTGATGGGCCTGATGGTGGTTCAGGGTGCGACGGCCGGCAGCTTCTCGCCGATCGGCATCTTCGGCGCGATCACCAACGGCGTGGTCGAGAAGAGCAACCTGGAGAGCAATGCCGCCGTCCTGTTCGGCGGATCGCTGGTCGCGTCCCTGATCATCTGCCTGACTGCCTTCATCCTGCTCGGCGGCCGCGACCTGATCCGCCGCGGGCGCGATGAGGACGAGGTGGTTGCCGTCGCGACTGTCGCGGCTGAGACCAGTACGGCGGCCACTCGCGCCCCAGTGACCGGGACGCCCGGCGCGGCGGTCGAGCGCGGCCTCGGCGGTCCCGGTCCTGCCGATGAGCCTGCGGATGACCGGCTCCGGCTCGACCCGCAGCGCGCGATGACGTTGGTCGGCCTGGTCACGTTGGCCGCGGGCGCCCTGATCTTCGACCTAGACGTCGGCTTCCTGGCGCTGGCCGTCGCGGTTGCACTGACGTTGATCTTCCCGTCGGCGGCACGTGGCGCGGTCGACAAGATCAGCTGGGGAACCGTCTTGCTGATCGGCGGCATCGTCACGTACGTCTCGCTGCTGGAGGATCAGGGCACGGTCAAGTGGCTCGGCGACAGCGTGGCCGAGGTCGGATCGCCTTTGCTGGCGGCCTTCCTGATCTGTCTCATCGGCGCGGTGGTCTCGGCGTTCGCGTCCACCACAGGCATCCTCGGCGCGCTGATCCCGTTGGCGGTTCCGTTCCTGCAGACCGGGCAGGTCGGCGTGGTGGGCCTGGTGGTCGCCCTCGCCATCTCGTCCTCGGTCGTCGACTGCAGCCCGTTCTCCACCAATGGCGCACTGGTCGTCGCGAACTCCGATCTCGATCAACGCGATGTCGTGTTCAAGAAGCTGATGATCTGGGGAATGACGATCGTCGTGGTCGCGCCGATCCTGACGTGGACGGTGCTGGTCCTGCCCGGAGCACTGCCGTGA
- a CDS encoding FadR/GntR family transcriptional regulator has translation MSKPESPSPGPLQRPRLYEQLADHIAAFIDAQGLSPGDRLPPERRLAAELGVSRATLSRALVALEVQGRVEVQHGNGAVVRDPNAVAWPFESRDPTSIALAREAVMAGLARDAAAHPDRSLRIALLGPDGRKPQLAEVWRCVRRLAGTSLLAELDDVLAPATNSPDTPLQRERAAALAKAIVAGNGQLASTVCHRMLTGEPD, from the coding sequence GTGAGCAAGCCGGAAAGCCCCAGCCCGGGTCCGTTACAACGGCCCCGGCTGTACGAACAACTCGCGGACCACATCGCCGCGTTCATCGACGCGCAGGGCCTGTCCCCTGGCGACCGCCTACCGCCCGAACGGCGCCTGGCGGCCGAGCTGGGAGTGAGCCGTGCGACGCTCAGCCGCGCCCTGGTCGCGCTCGAGGTGCAGGGCCGGGTCGAGGTGCAGCACGGCAACGGCGCGGTGGTGCGCGACCCGAATGCTGTCGCCTGGCCGTTCGAGAGCCGCGACCCGACATCGATCGCGCTGGCCCGCGAAGCCGTCATGGCCGGCCTCGCCCGGGACGCGGCAGCGCATCCCGACCGGAGTCTGCGCATCGCCTTGCTCGGCCCCGACGGCCGAAAACCTCAGTTGGCCGAGGTCTGGCGCTGCGTCCGGCGACTGGCCGGTACGTCGCTACTCGCCGAACTGGACGACGTCCTCGCCCCCGCCACCAATTCGCCCGACACCCCGCTCCAGCGCGAACGGGCAGCGGCCCTCGCGAAGGCGATCGTCGCCGGAAACGGCCAACTGGCCTCAACCGTCTGCCACCGCATGCTCACGGGAGAGCCAGACTGA
- a CDS encoding TIGR03086 family metal-binding protein, which yields MSTTTDPRPGFALALDQAGRIIDAVDPSQYGLPTPCDDYDVQTLLGHFIAVIRRIDLALNGGIPMELPTVVTGIDDYPAEWKTGREALDHTLAPDDVLARTCTLPWGVAPGAAAIGGYTAELTTHGWDLATAIGRTDLLNEDLARACLPMIRQFLPADPRGGPIPFAPVVDVPADAPVYDQLAGWMGRNPR from the coding sequence ATGAGCACCACCACCGATCCCCGCCCCGGCTTCGCCCTTGCCCTCGACCAGGCGGGCCGCATCATCGACGCGGTCGACCCGTCGCAATACGGCCTGCCCACACCGTGCGACGACTACGACGTACAGACCCTGCTCGGGCACTTCATCGCCGTCATCCGGCGGATCGACCTCGCCCTGAACGGCGGCATTCCGATGGAGCTCCCGACCGTCGTCACCGGTATCGACGACTACCCGGCCGAGTGGAAGACCGGCCGCGAGGCACTCGACCACACTCTCGCGCCGGACGACGTACTCGCCCGAACCTGCACGTTGCCCTGGGGCGTCGCACCGGGCGCGGCCGCGATCGGCGGCTACACGGCCGAGTTGACCACCCACGGCTGGGACCTCGCGACCGCGATCGGCCGCACGGACCTACTCAACGAAGACCTCGCGCGCGCCTGCCTCCCGATGATCCGCCAGTTCTTACCGGCGGACCCGCGCGGCGGACCCATCCCGTTCGCCCCGGTGGTCGACGTACCGGCGGATGCTCCGGTGTACGACCAGCTGGCCGGCTGGATGGGCCGCAACCCGCGCTAA